CAGTTCTCTTCCGCTCCGTCTCGCGGCGCGCAACAACTGCTAAAATTACTGCTCAGCTACAGCGCCAATGTACGGCTTACCCAATTGCGTGCTAACGGAGatcttcccccatttgacAATAAATGCGCAGACAAGTAGTGCACCCCCTTCGGCTAAACTAACAGCATTGCCGCAGCCTCAGGGGGGGTGGTAACAGAGTGAGGAAAACACGAAACAGTAAACAAGGCGGATACGCATATAAAGGAACGTCACTTAAAAAAGGCATCGTGAGCTTCATTCACATTGGGGGAGCATACTTCTGTTCAGTTGTGCAGGTGCGCAGATTGGGGTGGTACGAAGGTTGTAATAAATTGTCCCTTGCTCTGTTTGGCTCAATTGGGATTCCTTCCGAGGGTTCCTTCGTACTGTGAAGTACTACACTAGGATGTaacctctttttctttttttctccttctgaGAGATGGCATGCGAAAGTACTTGGCTGTGTCTCCTTCCCTGGAAAGGGCCTATCCccattgggggaaaaatgttGAAGCAAGTGCGTGGGgacctttttcccttcccttggTAATGGACCAGCTTGCGCGAAGTCGTGGTGACTAAGTTCGTTTCGCGCTTCGCCGTTGCGTCATTTGGttattttgcttcttaattttgatgtttttttttttatattttttttcccccatcgGGCGGTTCTCCATTaaccccatttttatttattactcCAGCTGGGGGGTAGCGCACCGCGTGTTTATATTtctaggaaaaaaaattagcgaCCGACTTTTGCGGGCATTATAAAGGAGGTGGCCATCCTTGAGGCATACTGCCCACGGACTTTTGCGTCTGCGCGGTGGCCTTCTCCTGCCCCCGGCATATGTAGAACGTAAGTGaagtgttattttttttagcttcattttatttttcttcattttattttacgtTGTGCtgttttactttatttttttcatcccacAAATGAATTTACCATCCGCCGTGAAGTTCTAACTGAGATCGATCATCTTTCCTACCGTGCGCGTCGACTTCTTTCCCATTTACGATTTCATCGAAATGTttgcgtttttattttaaggCAATTATCAGTTTGGCGGCAGCCCTTCCTCCACCTCTTCTGCCGCTTTTTAATGAGTATACTTATTTTGCCCATTGTGGATTCCCTTTCCGCAGTTAGCATCTGTTAAGTCGTTAAAAGCGACACACCATCTGCCTGACCGTTTGACACCAcgacgaaaaggaagaagtgaatGGATCCCCCTCCTTAATGCGTACGCTTTGGGCCAACCGAGAATTGCCAAACGGTCAGCTCTCCTGCACGGGTGGGGTCATACATGTGAACAGACACTGCGACTCAAAGTGCGTTGGTCATATAGAGATGCATCCCTTTTAAGTAACCATACGATGATCACCCCGTctaccactttttttttttatgtgaacaTTTGAGCAAGGCGGCACAGAACTGCCTTACGGTGTGAAGTTTATTTGCGCTTGTCCAAGGTGTCATCTCAGGATGATTTGCAGGAAGAATTTTGGAGGATAGGCCACGTGATTGTagacaaaaggagaaacgcTTTaaagttttcttctttctttcttcttttttttgtacccaTTTGAATCGTTCAAGGGAGGGAGAAGGCGGGTCAACCCGCATGCCCACGTGCATACGACGATGTGTATGTCCCCCTATCGAGTGGGTAGTTAGTCCCAATGGGAGGGGAAACCCGGGAGATATCGCTAGACGGAGACCTCCATTTGGAGTGCCCCCGTCAGAGGAGCTtcaaagaaaataaaagctgTGACATTGCAGAAGGGTACCCTGTCAGGAAGGGAACCAGTGCAACTTATTTGGGTCACGgcgaggaagaagtaattgCAGAGCATTCCACGCGTGATAAGTATCCCATGGAGGGAGGTGCATTCACTAAGCATCCCTCGAATGGAAAGtataacaaaatggatgGAAATATGAGTAGTCGTCTAAATGGACAAATGGTCGTTGCTAACTTGGAAGGGGGGAACTGTCCAGGATGTGCAAACCTTTACGGCAGACCCCATCAAGGAGAGTTACCAAAGTGCTgtgaggaggaaaacaacAGAAGGAGTAACCGCACATGTGAACAGCCCCAATGGAATCGCACCAACGGGGAGAGAGACACAAAACGTAGTCTTAACGGTCTACTTAGACATGATGAGAATTGCCCCCATTTTAAAGCcttgaaaattttccatcaCATAAGGGAAGGGGGAGCTAACGAAGGAGATGGTCACAGTAGTAGCAGTTGGAATGACACGGATTACACCAACTTTGAAAACTCGGATGCAGAGGATGACAGCTGTGGGGAAGGTGAGGAGGATGTTGCCCAAGGGGTAAACTTTGGAACCACACTGGAAAACATTTCCCCCAGCAACAACCAAGCTGCTCGCACGATCGGTACTACCTTGGAACATTATggatggagaaggaaaaaaaaaaaaaaaaaaaaaaaatgtacgtaCGAACAGGCCAGTGAGAGGGAGTCAGATCAAGTGTTGCACAACATGGCCAACCAGAAGTTGACTGGCACCTCCGTCATGTTGACGGGGGAGAAATCCAAATACATTTATAAACtagttcccttttttaagaacgGGGAGGCAAAATTCTACATGAATGCCTTTACGGCGTATGACCAACTGCGTGGGCAGTTCAGGAGGGCCCCCGAGGGGCTCGACAAGCGTTGCGAACGTGATGATCGTGGCAAACGTTATCGCCTCGGGGAGCTGCACACCAGCATGAAGAGCGCCATGGCCTACTTCTACCTTATGAACGAGAAGGTGATGAGTGCAACCCGGAACAGGCCACCCCGAAGCAGCCCGTGCAAGGGAACCCTTCAAGGGGGCCAAATGCACGATGCGATGGAGCATCCTCCCAACTGTACAGCGACCAGTACAAGTATCCCCACCACAAGTGCAAATACGAACGGGGATCATTTTAGGGAAAACTACGTAGAGGAAAGCCCCGAAGTGGAACGACCCCCCTGTGATAATCCCCAGCTGGACAAACCCAACTCAACGTTGAAGTCTCCACGTCGAGGGGAGGAGGACACAAATGGAACAATACGAAGTAGTAGCCACTACGCTGTGCAGAACCTGGATGAACATAAACGTCCagtagaggaaggaaagacaAGATTTCCTCTCAGTGCAGACTCTCCTGCATACGTAGGAAGCGATATCATATCTTGTCACCACCTGCAAGGGAGAAACGGTCATTACACGAAAAACAGAAACACCAGTGCGCTGGGCGAACACCGTGTCTTGGCCTTTTTGGTCAGACAGAAGCTCATTCCAAAGTTTTACAACATAGTACCTGTGTATAGATGTGAGGGGAAAGAGGCGTCCTCCTATTTGGGGGAGACccacaaaataaaaagtgggaGCCAAAGTGCAGGCTCCGATGCGGACTGCGTACtggagggaaggagaaacaaGCCGCATGAAGAAGAGCCACCCCTTAACGGTAAACGTGACGACATAGTGATGAGAAAAGATATTCCTGTTAAAGAAGCCGAAAAGTGGAGGGTCGGAAAGTTGAGCGACCTCGTGAAGGCAGCCGAAGGGACTCCAAGTGGAGACCCCCCCGAACGCACAGTCCACTTAGCGctgaaattgaaaaaaatttgccaCACGATTAACCCCCGAAACCAGAACGTGCTTGACCTAAAGCTAGGTTACAACACACTGAAGGATAATGACATGCAGTTTAGTGAAAGACTGAAGGAAGAGAGCGACTCGATCCCGTggagcgaaaaggaaaaatacgtGAAGAGGTGGTCGAGGATGAAAAAAGACATACGAAGTGCACACCTAAATACAAGTGACGAGCACATTATACATCTATCTGCCAGGGACATGAACTTACCCCCTGTATTTTTCAACTACGATAATCATGAAATTTATTGCCTCTTAAAATCGTGGAAGCAAGAAATTACTGCACGCATAACGACACAGAGGAGGTTGGGATTTCGTATATGCGCGCTAGTATGCGGGGTGGAGCAACAGGACGTGTTGACGGACCAAGGGGTGCGGCAATTCTACGTGGACTCTGTGGCAAAGTATGGATCGCTGGCCCATGGTGGTGCGGGTTGCTACGGCAAGCAGGACCACCAGCACAACCAGCACAACCATTTGCAGCACGACGGGGCGAGAACCCCCCCCAGCATCGACCACTGCTACGACCGCGTCGACAACAAGCTGCAAATCAGCAGAGACGTCGGACTCCACCTAAGGGAAGAGCACGTGGTGTACGCACTGagctattttttcaaaagcaTCGTTTCGATTGTTCTCCCCAAATTGATAAGCCTGAAAGTGTGGCTAGAAGAACAACATGTTTATTCATTCTGCTCGACTTCCCtgttaattatatatgaCAGAAGCAACCCGCAGACGTGTGACGTAAAGTGGATTGATTTTACCTACTCCTTTGACAACACGGTGTCTCCAAGTATATGTGAAGAAATGAAACGTGAGAGACTGAACTTGGACATCCTTCTTGGcgtaaataatttaattaaattgtGCAGAACGGTGTTTTCTGATGGTGAAGTACCGCCATCTCCATCGTATCCGTCGAGCGGTGAAAGGAAGCAATCCCATCTTGGGATACACGACCAGCCAAAAGTTAACCCGTAGTTTGActcactattttttttttgtttttttttttttttttttttttttggctagctgtaTGCACCTTTGTAGatatgcatgtgtgcatgcGCATGCATTTGTAAGGGACTCCGGTTTGATACCCACTTGTTTATTATGTAGCCCTGCGCTGCGattacttcctcctcccccacAGAGTGAGCAGACGTTCACTGCGTTATCATGCCACCCCTGTGtcactacttttttttccctgagTTGCGCCACATTGGCGCGTTTGCGTTGTCATGCCGTTCAACGGCCCAGCTATACATACAAAGGaacagtgaaaaaaaagacggcGCGAAGTTGCTCAACCGAGGCCGTCTCATTCAAAATGAGATTGACCAGCAGTTTTATTTCTCACTTTGCATGCTGTATTTttaagtttttatttttcattttactctatttaatttaattttttttatgagcaCCTCACGGGTGAGCGCCCGCCTGCCGCGCCAGTCGGAAGGTCCTTCGGAGCAAAACgtggaaaacgaaaaagaacaGCACGTCGCTGTACGAACTGTTGATCTCCCTTTTCCGCTTTACCACTCGAACGaatcttaaaaaaaacaaacccAATTCGTAGGGAGTTACGCACGTGTTATAGTAATCGAGAACATTCATGTAGTTCTTCCGGGAGTGAGCGAACCGCTTCCTCAATCGATGCAATGCCACTTCAACTTGGCTCTTTCGTTTTATGCGCACATGTGCGTGTCCCCCCTCATGCGACATCACCTGGGGGCATTCCTCCACATCCGAATGGATCCTCTTTGGACCTTTCTTTtcatcttttcttccccccttcttgtttctttttttttccttttcatgttGCACAGAAGGGGGTGAAGTGTTTCCGACTTGTTCcaaattttccacttcaaGTTGTTTCATCAGTTCGCTCAGTTCGTTCAGCAgtttgttcttatacccCTTGGTGTGCACAAGGCAGggtgcttcttcctttgtctCGCCATTTCTCCGATTGGGGAGAAGTTCCTCTGAGTAACTTTTCCGCTTTGCGCATGTGGCAAACttgttcagaattttttttttctcctcatttaATAGGACAATGTAGCGTAGCGCATTATTTTGCAAGCGGTGTTTGTcgattttttccctttcgtttGGCCGGGGGAGACACAATTGCAAATTAGACTCATTTGTTAAATGCAAGTTTGGTGTGTTGAACGTTTTTGCAAAGATTGCCAACACTTGGACGAAGGATAAGCAGAACATACgcgagaatttttttaagactttcttcttcttgttgtcgtttttgcctgaacggttcaGGTGAAattgggattttttttttttttttttttttcttgcgcaTATACTGTAAATGGCTAGCTGTGTGTGCAATGTAGCTATTCCTCTTTGCGGTTGACTTTGTATGTCCCCCCTCGCTATAGTGGTTATTATTCGTCTGCCGCTTAGGaagtgttgttccttctttttctccctttttatctGCGCAATTCAGGATGTGCAAGGGTTTCCACTTTTTCGCCTTAATTTTTGTTCGCCCCCTGCCAACTGGCCGGTAGTCATCGCAGTGGTGGTGCGGGCCCAAATTGATACTGTTTGCGTCCCCCCCAGTTGTCTCATCCTTCCTTGTTAGCTTCAACtttagtaaaaattttagcaCATCTCCCAGCCGTAGGGACACATTTAATTTTGCACTGAGGAGTGAAAAACGCTCTTCCGTTGAGTTGAACAGAAGGTAGTATAAAATGAAGTAGTAGACGAAGTTGTCCAGTATGTTCACTAACACGGTAAGGCCTTCTTTGCCGGTCGGGTGGGAaccgtttttatttttctcatttggtTTGATTGGCGGTGCGCCACGGTGGCAGCAGATGGCGCAGTTGGGCAAGGCATTCGCCCTTTTCGTAGcgttcttcacttttttcactttttttttttcgtggaaatttcctcccccctgcCGCGTTTCGCCCGCTTGACTGGGGGCTAATCCTTGGCGACCCGCAGGATGCGTGTATTTTTTGGGACAGACACCATTTTCACGGTTCTCAGTTTTGGCCTTTCTCCCATTTACGGCCCACTTCTCCTcctctgcctttttttcacacttGTTGGGAGGCCGCTTcgttcttctcttcctcttttttaaaccCCCCTTGATGTTACCGCTGTGGGGGTGTGGTTTCTGCCCGTCCACATTGCGCACACACCCTTTCAGCGCATTAAGTAGGCTGAGCATGACGCGCGTGTGGTGCTCGCCTCGAAGATCTCTTAGGTGCAACGACACGCGTACGAATGTATACACGAAGGAGTTAAAGGagattttcctcctttcatcGTGAATGTTATATCTGCCTAGGTTTAGCAGGGCAAGGTGTCTCTTCAAGTGGACACTCCTACTGGCATCCACACATGAGTCACCACTTCGATGGCTTCCCATATTGCCATTCTGTCTTGCCCCTCCTGTGCGGCCAACCGGGCACGCCCCATTCATGCGCGCTAACGCATACCAGACAGGGAAGGCAGAGTGGAACACACTAAACAGGACGTAGAACAGATAGCCGTTGTTGTGTCTACTTTtatttgtaaaaaggaaaaggctaattttttttaacaggagttttgcttccttcatATGATAACACCGCTGCTTCTTCCACTGttttttgtaaaactttGCAAAGCCTCTCACCATGAAGAGGTCTTTGTTGAAAAGGACGTGCGCCATGGGGTTGTTAGTTCCGTATGGCGGGGTGTTCACAGGATGGATTGCCCCACTTGGTGCGTCATGTGTCCCACAAAAGTGCTCGGTTAATAAGTGGCCAGACTGGAAGAAGCTCCTgaccatttcttcttcattcagTGGTGTATTATCATCCACCCAGCTGTAATTATCACAAAGGAGACTACCCAAATCTACGTGTTCACCTATGGACGTGTCGTCCTTTACTAACCTGTTTAGTGAGCTAAGGGGGAAGCTGCTGTGGATAATCTTCGCATCGTAGAACATGAGCCAGAGGTTCTTAAGTTTGAAGCTCCCGATGGGGGGACGGGCAGTCTCCTTGATAATACTTCTTTTGtccctcttcttcccccctgctATGCGGTTTTCCTTCCGCCAGTACAAACCATATACCTTCATTAGGAGGTCAAAATGGTCATacacaattttgtaaaaatgttttatatCCCTGTTGGTTAAGTTGGGATCTTCCTGGAGGAGAGTCCCTAAGTTGACGACCTGGCAGATGGAATTCGTATACAAGTGATTCATTACGTAGGTCTGGTTGAGCTCTACCTGAGCTGTGACTTCCCCATGGAGGTAGTTGCTTTTGTAAACTGtgccatttatttttaggAGATACCCTTGTCCATGTTTTTTGTTGTCTTTCCAGTAACCCCAATAGGTATCTCCACATGTGTGATGGAAAATGCCGAACCCATTTCTTTCGCCCCTTTGCCAGTAGCCTTCATACTTATCGTATCGTTCACTTTGATAGGGGGTATTCTTCCTATTTGTGCGTTTAACGAACCAGAAGTACGTTCCGTACCCGTGCATTTCGTCGTTCTGCCATTCCCCCATGTATACGTTTTGTATGATCTTCTTGGGTGTGCTgccttttttggggggagacCTCCTAGAGGTGATGTCGTCACATGGTTTAGTGCGTTCCCTACATTTTGCAAACCAACACATTTTCCCAAACCCGCACTTTTTGTTCCTCGCCCAGAAGCCACAATAAACGGCATTCACATACCGTTGGACACCGTAGAAGTGCCTCCCGTCTTGTCTCCACCAACCTTCGTATGTCTTCACAGTGGGGTGATTTACATGCTTCCTTATTAACATAACTCCGTAGCCGTTACGCTTGTTTCGTTTCCACTCCCCCTTGTAGATCACTACGCTGGATTGAGCATCACCAACGGAAGGACCCAAAAAGaaagttccttttccctGACCACATTTCTCACCATTTCGTATGCGCCCTTCATACACAAGTTGCTGTGTGGTTATTTTTCCAAACCCATCCACATTTCTACCTTTAAAGTTTCCTAtatatgtttccttccccttctggaTGACCACGTCTTTCCCTAGGTGGACACAACTTAACTCGTCCAGTGGGAGGTCTCCACTGATTGTGCAATGGTTAATGAGGACATTTTTCAGTTGTAGAGTAGCGGGCTGTTTAATCTCCACGGAGGAGTCGCTTTGTAGACCATTTTGGGGGTGTCTCTTTTTAGTGAAGAAGTTTTTCCAGAAGGCAGCTTCCCAGGGGGGGTGGTTGACTTCCTCCATCGTGCATGTTCGGGGGATTCACTTTTGGGGGGATGGTACTTCCTACACCTCTCCAATTAACGCGCAATTATTTTGAGACGGTAATTGTGTAGTGCCTCCTCACTGGGGGAAATATCTTTTTAACTTCGACAGTAGGATGCTCCTCCACGTGGCGTCGTCTCCATTTACCATACAAATAACAATGCGGAAGAGGAGACAATTATAGGGGACGCAAAATTAATAACGCGCGTATACATACCAGTTCgtcgcgttttttttttttttttttaaaaaatgcacattcaTCGTTCGTAGAAAAGGTGTGAGGGGGATACCCATTTGGCTCCCCCCCGATATGTACATGTcctatggaaaaaaagtacatctCCTGGTATGACTATAAAATgattttttcaaactttCACGCTGTTGAGGGCTAGTTTGGGGGGGAGGGTTGCCTCCCCTCTGTCTTTGTGTGCGCGAAATGGCCCCTCCGACATGgtacagaaaaagaaaaaaaaaaaattacatgcaGGGTTGCTCTCCCTTGTCTGGTTAAAAATGTAGTAGTCGGTTTTACCCCCCTCCTTGTATGTCCCTACGTTGGTGGGAGGGTAACTCATTCTTCCAACATCATAAAAAGTTTGCCCCGTTTTTGTCCCGCCCATCCCAATTCAGACTGTGTGAAGGAGAGCACTTTCCCCCGTTGTTTCCACCTCTTCTCAAGCATTATCCCATTGTGCGTGtctctttaaatttttctaaaCTTGAGTAGACTTTGCGCTTTCCTGTAAGGTTGCTCTCTTAGTTGTGGCTGCTTTGTTTGgctttcttcccttcgtctgggatttcttttttttccccttttggagaTATATTCTGTGCACATATTAGGTGACCTTGCCAACTTGGCGTATTCGAATTGTCCCACGAGTGGTGAGAAGAAACGACTCCTCCACGCAAGACATCGCAGTTTGGATGTCCCCCCAACGTTTACAACGAAATAGTTGTCCCACCTGGTGTTGCGGCTATTTGGCTTCTTCTTTCCGTTCTGCcgcgaattaaaaaaaaaaaaaaaaaaatcagttGTCATGTGGTGCACGAGTGCcggtgctttttttttttttttttttttttcccgtttccTTTCTTTGAATTTGTTTCTGCTCCTTGTGGATGCCTCGTTTCGTTTATGATCTTATCGTGTCGTAttgcatcttttttttttttttttcctcccgctgcttcctttttttttctactcaCTGTTACTACATCACGCCCCTTCTCCATCCAAGTGTATACATTATCCCTTCCCCGTGTATGCCCAGGCAGGGACGTGGAAAATTGCAGCTATACAGATAGATGGGTAGATATGAAGATATGCGAATGGGTATCTGCTGGTTGCCCCTCGCGGAGTTCATATTATAGTTGATTCACCCCCGGCCCCTCTATGTAGAAGAGGCAGAATTTTACCGAACacgtataaatgtataacCCACTACTTAgtgttgcttttttctttttttcttctgaccTCCTATTCTGCCATACATTGTTACATGCCTACCTATGTGAACCATCATGGGGAGTGTGAAACGGAGTACCTAGTTTGTTCTTTGTTCTGAAtagtttgttcatttgtttatttgtttgttctttttttttttttttttgttaaccaattttttatgtctCTCCGGGGGgttgcaaatatatatgtttccatTTCTGTAACGAACCGGATTAACTGCCTATCATAAGTTGGGAGGAGCGCTTCACAAGAGGGGCAATCTAAACTGCTTAGAGTTGTTTGGCCTCAACTGTGAAGCTCACGCCGGGCAGTTATTCCCCTCCTCCGTTTTGTCGTCCGTTTCGGTATCCgtttcctccccttcttaACCGTTACCATCGATGAGCGGACCAATGGACAACCTAAAAAGGCGCGTGGTAAGTCTTCACTACTCAGCTAACGTGTGTTTGTTTGTGCAGGGCGTTAAAGTTGTGCCTTGGTGGAAGAAGCCGAGACCACCTCCTTCTGTTTaaatttctcctcctttttgtccGAAATTATCTGTGCGGAAAGTACATTCTGCAGAAGGGTGGAAACCAACGAGCTGATGCATTAGCGTACCTACCGGAGTGTTTATTTATGAGTTTCTTCTCTGCTATGGCCGTGTAAAACCTATACCTTCCCTTTACTTGCACTCCACCCCCAGGCCTACAAAGCGGTCGACGATTACGTCCAGTCTAATATGACCATCGGGCTTGGGACTGGTACCACTGTATTTTATGTACTGGAGAGGATCGAGAATTTAATGAGAAATGGGAAGATCAAGAATGTGGTGTGTATCCCCACCAGTATCGACACGGAGATAAAGGTTAGCACAAGGGAACAATGCCTTACCAAGGGAAAAAGTTTCTACACGTGAGGGCCTACTTATCCTCCTTCCCAAACGAACACTAAGTGCTCGTGTCCACGTCTGAACTTTCCTATACCATATATTCCAACCTGATCCCACGCAGGCCAAGAATTTAGGCATCCCCCTGACGACGCtgagaaaaaattcccaCATAGACATAGCCATAGATGGTGCAGACGAAATTGACATGGACCTGAATTTGGTCAAAGGTCGAGGTGGAGCCCTCGTGAGGGAGAAGTTGGTTGCCTCCTGTGCATCCTTCCTTATAATTGTAAGGAGCGAACACCAGTGGACGATGTGAAAGCGTACAGGGAGGCTCGTCTTTCTTTGAAAAGTGCCCACGTGGTGTATCCCAGTTACGCTCGATGGGCAATCCGATTTTgcatcccttttttattttttgttttctccccCTGCGCAGATTGTGGACGAATCCAAACTCTGCACGAATGGCCTGGGCACGAAGGGACCAGTGCCAATTGAAATCCTCTCCTTTGGACATGAGAAGATTATTCAGAATTTGCTCCaaatttcttccctccaAAATTGCAAGTATAAGTTGCGGGAGAAGAATGGGGAGGTGTACATAACGGACAACAAGAACTTCATCGTCGACTTTTACTTCGCCAATCCGATCGAGGATTTGCTGGACACATGCAACAGGATAAAGATGGTGAGCGCGCCGTTTTGTGTGGCCATTTGATTAACCACTTAACCACTTAATC
The Plasmodium coatneyi strain Hackeri chromosome 10, complete sequence DNA segment above includes these coding regions:
- a CDS encoding Ribose 5-phosphate isomerase A; protein product: MDNLKRRVAYKAVDDYVQSNMTIGLGTGTTVFYVLERIENLMRNGKIKNVVCIPTSIDTEIKAKNLGIPLTTLRKNSHIDIAIDGADEIDMDLNLVKGRGGALVREKLVASCASFLIIIVDESKLCTNGLGTKGPVPIEILSFGHEKIIQNLLQISSLQNCKYKLREKNGEVYITDNKNFIVDFYFANPIEDLLDTCNRIKMTTGVVDHGIFVNMTSVALISKQDGTVLKLDKHAGN